DNA sequence from the Methylacidiphilum kamchatkense Kam1 genome:
TCACCCATTCCACCGCCGGCAGATGGGACCGCTGGTTTCTTTTCCTTTTCAGGAATTTCAGTAACCATCGCCTCCGTAGTAAGCAGTAAGCCAGCAATAGAAGCGGCATTTTCAAGAGCCGTTCTGGTAACTTTAGTCGGATCGACGATACCAGCTTCAAACATGTCTACAAATTTATGTGTAGCCACATCAAAGCCCTCGTTCCCTTTTCTAGCTTTCACTTCATTAACAATAACGCTCCCTTCTAATCCAGCGTTATAAGCTAGGGTTCGCAGAGGATATTCTAGCGCCTTATACACAATATCAGCGCCGATTTTCTCATCCCCTTTCAAAGAAAGCTCCTCGATCGCTTTCTGGCATCTCAACAAAGCAACGCCACCACCTGGGACGATGCCTTCTTCTACTGCAGCCCTTGTTGCATGGAGAGCATCTTCTACTCTAGCTTTCTTTTCCTTGAGTTCAGTTTCCGTGGCAGCTCCAACCTGGATCACTGCAACACCCCCAGCCAGCTTAGCCAGTCTTTCTTGGAGCTTCTCACGATCATAATCCGAAGTGGTTTCTTCTATCTGCCTCTTGATCTGATTGATTCTTCCCTGAATTTCACTTCTGCTTCCAGCACCTTCGATGATCGTGGTATTTTCCTTTTCCACGACGATTCTTTTAGCCCTCCCAAGATCTTCGAGCTGCACGTTTTCAAGCTTTATGCCCAGATCTTCTGTGAGGCAGCGTCCACCTGTTAATATGGCAATATCTTCAAGCATTGCCTTTCTTCTATCACCGAATCCAGGAGCTTTGACAGCACAAACCTGCAAAGTTCCTCTTAGCTTATTGACAACAAGGGTAGCTAAAGCCTCACCTTCCACATCCTCGGCAATAATCAACAGTGGCTTACCCGCCTTGGCTATTTTTTCTAGCAGTGGCAATAGATCCTTGAGGCTAGAAATCTTTTTCTCATGAATCAGAATATAAGCATTTTCTAATACCGCTTCTAACTCTTCAGCGTTTGTGACAAAATATGGAGAAATATATCCCCTGTCGAATTGCATGCCTTCTACAACTTCCAGAGTTGTTTCAATGTGTTTGGCTTCTTCGACAGTTACTGTTCCATCTTTTCCTACCTTATCTAAGGCATCAGAAATGATTTCCCCTATAGAAGTATCCCAATTTGCAGATACCGTAGCTACCTGTTTGATCTCTTCTTTTCCTTTAACAATATGGGATATTTCTTTTAGTTGCTTGACTACAGCCTGGACCGCCTTGTCAATTCCCCGCTTAAGATCCATTGGATTAGCCCCTGCTGTAACATTTTTCAACCCTTCCTTGTATATCGATTCAGCAAGAACGGTGGCTGTTGTTGTTCCATCCCCTGCAACGTCACTTGTTTTTGAAGCGACTTCCTTTACTAATTGAGCACCCATATTTTCCCATGGGTCCTCCAATTCAATCTCTTTGGCAACAGTTACACCGTCTTTTGTGATGGTAGGGGAACCGAATTTCTTATCAAGTATAACGTTGCGTCCTGCTGGGCCCAACGTGCATTTAACCGCCTTACTTAACTTTTCGATACCACGCAAAAGGGAATGCCTAGCAGATTCATCAAAAATCAATTGTTTGGCAGCCATTGGTTACCTCCTTTTAATAGTTTATCGTTTGTTTATTCTTCAATGATGGCCAAAACATCGTCTTCGCGAAGAATCTGAAAGGATTCTCCATCGATTTTTACTTCAGTTCCACCATATTTGCTAATGAGAACCTTATCTCCTTTTTTTAGCTCTATAGGAATCCTTTTCCCGTTTTCATCCAACTTTCCAGGACCAACAGCAATAACCGTTGCTTCCTGGGGTTTTTCTTTGGCTGTATCCGGGATAATGATTCCTCCTTTTCTTACTTCCTTTTCTTCGTTGAGCTTGACTAATACCCGCTCACCTAAAGGGCGAATTTTAGGTTCAACCATCTTTACCTCCTTTTTTCAAGTTAGTTCCAAAACCATTGTTTTGATCTCATCTAAAGATTTATTTTATCTCCCAGTATAGAGATCAAGCCTTCCGCACTAGGACCCTTGAGGCTTATCCTTGTCAACTTTTTCAAACTCTGCATCGATTACATCGGATTTTTCACCACCTGAGCTTGGTGGCGGAGGAGCACTCGAAGAAGACTTGGATGCAGCCGCTCTATACATTTCTACTGAAATGGCTTGGACTTTTTCATTGAGCTCCTCCATAGCTTTCTTGATAGCATCCGTGTCATCCCCCTTAATAACTTCTCTAACTTTCTCAATGCATTTCTCAATCTCCAGCTTCTTAGCTGAATCGACTTTATCACCGTATTCTCTTAAGAGCTTTTCTGCTTGATAAGCGGCATTATCCGCATTGTTCTTCGCCTCAGCTCTCTCCTTATTCTTCAAATCCTGTTCTCGATAAGCTTCGGCCTCCTTTGTCATCCTTTCGATCTCTTCCTTGGAAAGTCCGCTAGAGCCTGTAATCGTTATTTTTTGCTCTCTGCCCGTTCCTAAATCTTTAGCAGAAACATGAAGAATTCCATTGGCATCAATATCAAAGGTAACCTCAATCTGCGGCACTCCTCGAGGAGCCGGAGGAATACCGTCCAAATGGAAAACTCCCAACAGCTTGTTGTCTCTAGCCATTGGCCTTTCTCCCTGAAGCACTCTTATTTCTACACTTGGCTGGTTGTCTGAAAAGGTGCTGAATATTTGGGATTTGCGAGTAGGAATCGTCGTATTCCTGGGAATCATAGGAGTCGCAATGCCTCCAGCTGTTTCAATAGAAAGAGTCAAGGGAGTAACATCTAAGAGCAGCACATCCTTCACTTGTCCCTTTAGCACTGCTCCTTGTATGGCTGCTCCAACAGCCACTACCTCATCAGGATTTACTCCCTTATGAGGCTCTCTGCCTATAAGCCGTCTAGCCGTTTCGATAATTTTCGGCATTCTGGTCATCCCCCCAACTAGCACAAGCTCATCAATGTCGGCAGCCGTTAATTTTGCATCCTTCAAACAGTTGAGAACAGGCTGAACCGTTCTTTCAGCAAGATGTTCAGTCAGTTGCTCTAGCTTGGCTCTCGTCAATTTCTTTTGAATATGCTTGGGACCTGTTTGATCAGCTGTGATAAAGGGCAAATTGATCTCATATTCAAGGGCTGAGGATAAGGCTATTTTGGCTTTCTCAGCCTCTTCTTTGATCCTTTGAACTGCGTCAGGTTGACCATGCAAATCGATACCTGTTTCTTTTTTGAAATCTTGAATAATCCATTCCATTATGGCCGCATCCCAATCGTCGCCTCCAAGATGCGTATCCCCATTGGTCGCCTTAACTTCGAAAACTCCCTCCCCAATCTCCAAAATAGAGATATCAAATGTCCCTCCACCTAAATCGTAAACGGCGATCCGCTCGTCCTTCTTTTTATCTAGACCGTAGGCAAGAGAAGCTGCCGTCGGCTCATTGATAATTCTCAATACTTCAAATCCAGCAATTTCACCGGCAGCCTTGGTAGCTTGACGCTGACTATCGTTAAAATAAGCAGGAACTGTGATAACCGCCTGGGTAATTTTTTCTCCAAGTTTGGATTCAGCGTCCGCTTTCAGTTTCATCAATATGAAAGCAGAAATTTCCTGAGGCGTATAGATTCTTCGTTCCCCTCCCACTTCTACTTCTACCGCACAATCACCGTTCTTGCCTTCTATGACCTTATAAGGAACCCTTTTTATTTCTTCTTGAACTTCGCTAAACTTTCTTCCGATAAACCGCTTTATGGAATATATGGTATTTTTAGAATTGGTGATCGCCTGTCGCTTGGCCGCCTGACCTACTAATCTCTCTCCACTTTTTGTAAACGCCACCACTGATGGTGTTGTCCTAGCCCCTTCGGAATTCTCCAAAACCACCGGTTGGCCGCCCTCCACTATCGCCATACAGGAATTCGTCGTACCTAAATCGATGCCTAATACGTGTGCCATGCTTTTTTTGGAGCAAAAAGTATGCCATAAAAAAAATAAATTTAGATCTTATTCGAATACAAGGAGATATTTGAATAGTAGATTTTTATATTTTTTTTTTAGGAGGGCATAATTGCGTCATTTTGTCCCACTATAGTGGTCAAATGGATCCACCACTCAATTTTTTTAGCATTTCAAATAATCTAAAAGGAAGACCATAAAAAGAGCCATTACTGAAAAACACTACAACGTCTCCTGGAATCAATACTTTCCGAAGCCTTTCCAGGATATCCTCAGGCGAAGAACAGAAATACGAGGGGATGCCTTTGCGATTAATATCCTGAACAATTTTTTCTGGATTCAGTCTTTCGGTAGGAGGAATCCCTTCTTTGTTAGCTACCTCACTAACGATGACTCCATCAGCAAAAGACAGAGAATGGGGCAGCTCTTCTTGAAAAACAGCTCTTCGAGTTGTATTACTCCGAGGCTCAAATACTGACCAAATCCTTCTTCCAGGATAACGTTGCCGAATCGCTTGAATTGTTTTACAAATGGCCGTTGGATGATGACCAAAATCATCCAAGACTTTGATGCCACAAACATCCCCCAATACTTCTAGCCGACGTTTGACTCCAAGAAATCCCCTCAATGCTTTGGCGATTACTTCCGGTCTTATGCCATAAAGGGTGGCTGCTGCAATGGCCATCGCTGCATTCCTAACGTTATATTCCCCAGGCATGGGTAAAAAAAATGATTCCCCAAGCATCTTGAAGTTACTACCTGCCTCTTCGTAGGCAATCTCACTGATCCGAAAGTCTGCCTTTTCCC
Encoded proteins:
- the groL gene encoding chaperonin GroEL (60 kDa chaperone family; promotes refolding of misfolded polypeptides especially under stressful conditions; forms two stacked rings of heptamers to form a barrel-shaped 14mer; ends can be capped by GroES; misfolded proteins enter the barrel where they are refolded when GroES binds) → MAAKQLIFDESARHSLLRGIEKLSKAVKCTLGPAGRNVILDKKFGSPTITKDGVTVAKEIELEDPWENMGAQLVKEVASKTSDVAGDGTTTATVLAESIYKEGLKNVTAGANPMDLKRGIDKAVQAVVKQLKEISHIVKGKEEIKQVATVSANWDTSIGEIISDALDKVGKDGTVTVEEAKHIETTLEVVEGMQFDRGYISPYFVTNAEELEAVLENAYILIHEKKISSLKDLLPLLEKIAKAGKPLLIIAEDVEGEALATLVVNKLRGTLQVCAVKAPGFGDRRKAMLEDIAILTGGRCLTEDLGIKLENVQLEDLGRAKRIVVEKENTTIIEGAGSRSEIQGRINQIKRQIEETTSDYDREKLQERLAKLAGGVAVIQVGAATETELKEKKARVEDALHATRAAVEEGIVPGGGVALLRCQKAIEELSLKGDEKIGADIVYKALEYPLRTLAYNAGLEGSVIVNEVKARKGNEGFDVATHKFVDMFEAGIVDPTKVTRTALENAASIAGLLLTTEAMVTEIPEKEKKPAVPSAGGGMGDMEY
- the groES gene encoding co-chaperone GroES — its product is MVEPKIRPLGERVLVKLNEEKEVRKGGIIIPDTAKEKPQEATVIAVGPGKLDENGKRIPIELKKGDKVLISKYGGTEVKIDGESFQILREDDVLAIIEE
- the dnaK gene encoding molecular chaperone DnaK, yielding MAHVLGIDLGTTNSCMAIVEGGQPVVLENSEGARTTPSVVAFTKSGERLVGQAAKRQAITNSKNTIYSIKRFIGRKFSEVQEEIKRVPYKVIEGKNGDCAVEVEVGGERRIYTPQEISAFILMKLKADAESKLGEKITQAVITVPAYFNDSQRQATKAAGEIAGFEVLRIINEPTAASLAYGLDKKKDERIAVYDLGGGTFDISILEIGEGVFEVKATNGDTHLGGDDWDAAIMEWIIQDFKKETGIDLHGQPDAVQRIKEEAEKAKIALSSALEYEINLPFITADQTGPKHIQKKLTRAKLEQLTEHLAERTVQPVLNCLKDAKLTAADIDELVLVGGMTRMPKIIETARRLIGREPHKGVNPDEVVAVGAAIQGAVLKGQVKDVLLLDVTPLTLSIETAGGIATPMIPRNTTIPTRKSQIFSTFSDNQPSVEIRVLQGERPMARDNKLLGVFHLDGIPPAPRGVPQIEVTFDIDANGILHVSAKDLGTGREQKITITGSSGLSKEEIERMTKEAEAYREQDLKNKERAEAKNNADNAAYQAEKLLREYGDKVDSAKKLEIEKCIEKVREVIKGDDTDAIKKAMEELNEKVQAISVEMYRAAASKSSSSAPPPPSSGGEKSDVIDAEFEKVDKDKPQGS